Proteins encoded in a region of the Paenibacillus sp. E222 genome:
- a CDS encoding HIT domain-containing protein codes for MTQDFYCDEVLSGNTQVNIVMESDKVLAYHHTRPYYKHHIVVIPKIHIQSFISQEEENNDELLLEIMRVIKKVAADMVVQTGSSKIVTNLGTYQDSKHQHWHVVSGERIQ; via the coding sequence ATGACACAGGATTTTTATTGTGATGAAGTGCTTAGTGGTAATACCCAAGTAAATATTGTCATGGAAAGTGACAAGGTGCTGGCTTATCATCATACCCGACCATACTACAAGCATCATATTGTTGTTATTCCAAAGATCCATATCCAATCGTTCATTTCACAGGAAGAAGAAAATAATGATGAACTATTATTGGAAATTATGCGCGTTATCAAAAAGGTTGCTGCGGACATGGTTGTCCAGACGGGTTCTTCCAAAATCGTAACTAACCTGGGCACTTACCAGGATTCGAAGCATCAACACTGGCATGTGGTAAGCGGTGAACGTATCCAATAA